A part of Dehalococcoidia bacterium genomic DNA contains:
- a CDS encoding response regulator has protein sequence MAPQRFGSTVTRERGADQQGYVLVIEDDASIRELIGMALENEGFRYRASADGQEALSRIEEEQPALLLLDLGLPVADGEAVAAFTQHRYGGAVPIIVVSAVAQMDARTWRIGARAFVHKPFDVDHLIDTVRRVLSERR, from the coding sequence ATGGCGCCGCAGCGGTTTGGCAGTACGGTGACGCGGGAACGGGGCGCCGACCAGCAGGGCTACGTCCTCGTGATCGAGGACGATGCGAGCATCCGCGAGTTGATCGGCATGGCGCTGGAGAACGAGGGCTTCCGCTACCGCGCGTCGGCGGACGGCCAGGAGGCGCTGAGCCGCATCGAAGAGGAACAGCCGGCGTTGCTGCTGCTCGACCTCGGCCTGCCCGTGGCCGACGGCGAGGCGGTGGCCGCCTTCACGCAGCACCGCTACGGTGGCGCCGTGCCGATCATCGTCGTCTCGGCCGTGGCGCAGATGGACGCACGCACCTGGCGCATCGGCGCCCGCGCCTTCGTGCACAAGCCCTTCGACGTGGACCACCTGATCGATACCGTGCGGCGCGTGCTGTCCGAGCGGCGCTGA
- a CDS encoding ribonuclease activity regulator RraA has product MTDALPALPASLWEDLEVATTATLNTVLTRNGLRSTAMRGVFPLQPGMRLAAEATTLRYVPMREDIRDPAILANSEYPQRKIVENIPAGRVLVVDARGDTGAGILGDILITRMRVRGAKGVVTDGAMRDAAGVRALGWPVFAAAAHPAQHIERHFAVGIDEVIGCGGVMVRPGDLIVGDDDGVVVLPRAVAAEIARAAREQDELESFVQRTIAGGASIVGVYPPNEATRAAFEAWRRRH; this is encoded by the coding sequence ATGACCGACGCCTTGCCGGCGTTGCCCGCATCGCTCTGGGAAGACCTGGAAGTCGCGACCACGGCCACGCTCAACACCGTGCTCACGCGCAACGGCCTGCGCAGCACGGCGATGCGCGGCGTCTTCCCGCTGCAACCCGGCATGCGGCTGGCCGCCGAAGCGACGACGCTGCGCTACGTGCCGATGCGCGAAGACATCCGCGACCCGGCGATTCTCGCCAACTCCGAGTATCCCCAGCGCAAGATCGTGGAAAACATCCCGGCCGGCCGGGTATTGGTGGTCGATGCGCGCGGCGACACCGGCGCCGGCATTTTAGGCGACATCCTGATCACACGTATGCGCGTGCGCGGCGCGAAGGGCGTGGTCACGGACGGCGCCATGCGCGACGCGGCGGGCGTCCGCGCCCTGGGCTGGCCGGTGTTCGCGGCGGCGGCGCACCCGGCGCAGCACATCGAACGCCACTTCGCCGTCGGCATCGACGAGGTGATCGGCTGCGGCGGCGTGATGGTGCGGCCCGGCGACCTGATCGTGGGCGACGACGACGGCGTGGTGGTGTTGCCGCGCGCCGTGGCGGCGGAGATTGCCCGCGCGGCGCGCGAGCAAGATGAGCTGGAGAGCTTCGTGCAGCGCACGATCGCCGGCGGCGCCTCGATCGTCGGCGTCTACCCGCCGAACGAGGCCACGCGCGCCGCCTTCGAAGCCTGGCGGCGCCGGCACTGA